Proteins from a genomic interval of Watersipora subatra chromosome 10, tzWatSuba1.1, whole genome shotgun sequence:
- the LOC137406814 gene encoding putative eggshell protein yields MPCKVFKHIVFTLLLSCIKCNLVANVGLVRHGHVKHGYVKHGYVKHGYVKHDYVKHGYVKHGYVKHGYVKHGYVKHGNVKHGYVKHGYVKHGYVKHSYVKHNYVKHSYVKHGYVKHGYVKHSYVKHNYVKHSYVKHGYVKHGYVKHSYVKHNYVKHSYVKHSYVKHSHGLVVENA; encoded by the coding sequence ATGCCTTGTAAAGTGTTCAAGCACATAGTTTTCACCTTATTATTGTCCTGTATAAAATGCAACCTAGTTGCCAATGTGGGTTTGGTAAGGCACGGTCATGTGAAACACGGCTATGTGAAACACGGCTATGTGAAACACGGCTATGTGAAACACGACTATGTGAAACATGGCTATGTGAAACACGGCTATGTGAAACACGGCTATGTGAAACACGGCTATGTGAAACACGGCAATGTGAAACACGGTTATGTGAAACACGGCTATGTGAAACACGGCTATGTGAAACACAGCTATGTGAAACACAACTATGTGAAGCACAGCTATGTGAAACACGGTTATGTGAAACACGGCTATGTGAAACACAGCTATGTGAAACACAACTATGTGAAGCACAGCTATGTGAAACACGGCTATGTGAAACACGGCTATGTGAAACACAGCTATGTGAAACACAACTATGTGAAGCACAGCTATGTGAAACACAGTTATGTGAAACACAGCCATGGCCTAGTGGTCGAAAATGCCTGA